A single Myxosarcina sp. GI1 DNA region contains:
- a CDS encoding globin family protein, whose translation MALNVRLLESSFAKVKPQQIAFSASFYQKLFAHHPELKPLFKNADAKAQERKLIISLAIIVENLHNPQALSAALKSLGAYHREIGTLREHYPFVGQALIETFAEYLGKEWTSEIQQTWLDAYNLICETMLEGAKNPNVYLGGELTFYEWLDLYGESSSRVREAIADTTHFKYRHSRAARELLGN comes from the coding sequence ATGGCTTTAAACGTTCGTCTATTAGAAAGCAGTTTTGCCAAAGTTAAACCCCAACAAATTGCTTTTTCCGCTAGCTTTTATCAAAAACTGTTTGCACATCATCCAGAACTAAAACCTTTGTTTAAAAATGCAGATGCAAAAGCTCAAGAAAGAAAACTAATTATTTCTCTGGCAATAATTGTCGAAAATTTGCATAATCCACAGGCATTATCTGCGGCTTTAAAAAGTTTGGGAGCCTACCATCGCGAAATAGGTACGCTGCGCGAACACTATCCCTTTGTCGGACAGGCACTAATAGAAACTTTTGCCGAATATTTAGGTAAAGAGTGGACATCGGAAATCCAACAGACTTGGCTCGATGCCTACAATCTTATTTGCGAAACTATGTTAGAAGGAGCAAAAAACCCCAATGTTTATTTAGGAGGAGAACTAACTTTTTATGAATGGCTCGATTTATACGGCGAATCTAGCTCTAGAGTTAGAGAAGCGATAGCGGATACGACTCACTTTAAATATCGCCATTCTAGAGCCGCTCGCGAGCTGCTGGGAAATTAA
- a CDS encoding thioredoxin domain-containing protein has translation MSKKSLIVSAISGILAICLLFFIGDRNEEINISSVSGLAVLHNLTNESIAYEIAMDNNKPTLVEFYADWCTICQGMAATVRELHQQYGDRVNFVMLDIDDAKWKRQVEQYRVTGVPQFTFLDEEKQVTTSLVGKVPKTILNNFFEQINS, from the coding sequence ATGTCAAAAAAAAGTTTAATTGTTAGTGCGATTTCTGGCATATTAGCAATTTGTTTGCTTTTTTTTATCGGCGATCGCAATGAAGAAATTAATATTTCCTCAGTAAGTGGGTTGGCTGTTCTACACAATCTAACTAATGAGTCGATTGCTTACGAAATTGCTATGGATAACAATAAACCAACTTTAGTAGAGTTTTATGCTGATTGGTGTACCATCTGTCAGGGAATGGCTGCTACCGTAAGAGAACTACATCAGCAATATGGCGATCGCGTCAATTTTGTAATGCTCGATATCGACGATGCTAAATGGAAACGACAAGTAGAACAATATCGCGTAACAGGAGTTCCTCAATTTACTTTTTTAGACGAGGAAAAGCAAGTAACTACATCCCTGGTTGGTAAAGTTCCCAAAACTATTTTAAATAATTTTTTCGAGCAAATAAATTCTTAA